In a genomic window of Magnolia sinica isolate HGM2019 chromosome 16, MsV1, whole genome shotgun sequence:
- the LOC131229399 gene encoding cytochrome P450 71AU50-like: protein MMEDLANQIRSWWPSEIDGLKMSLAFSFALCIISWVMVKRSRNGAPPLPPGPRGLPLIGSLPFVEPDLHRYFAKLARIYGPVMKIQLGRKICVVLSSPEVAKEVLKDHDAIFADRDSSAAAIALMYGGIDIAFSPYGPDWRMMRKVCSREMMSPKVLDSYYCLRRREVHETLRYVRTKAGTPVNISDMAFGASLNVVTSMIWGDTLDAEDRRSVGHEFRRVAGEAVDLLGSPNVSDLFPIISRFDLQGVVGRMKRVSSWLDRIFDSVIDQRLKMDRGEGEGEGKSKDFLQLVLQLQKEGGAKTPMTPNHVKAMFVDLVVGGTDTSATTIEWAMAEMMHNPEIMKKAQDELEQVVGMDHMVEESHVPKLHYLDAILKEALRLHPPVVFLVPRSPRKPCTIGGYTIPMGSRVFINTWTIHRNPEGWDNPLEFCPERFYNSTSKWDYNGNDVRYIPFGSGRRMCAGVPLAERMLTYVLASLLHSFDWRLAEGMKLDLSDKFGIVLKKATPLVAIPTPRLSNPELYS, encoded by the exons ATGATGGAAGATCTTGCTAATCAGATCCGATCATGGTGGCCCAGCGAGATCGACGGTCTGAAAATGTCACTTGCATTTTCCTTTGCACTTTGTATAATTTCGTGGGTGATGGTGAAGAGATCACGCAATGGGGCACCTCCTTTGCCGCCGGGCCCACGAGGTCTACCGTTGATCGGCAGCCTCCCATTCGTGGAGCCCGATCTACACCGTTACTTCGCCAAATTAGCCAGGATCTATGGCCCAGTCATGAAGATACAACTAGGTAGAAAGATCTGTGTGGTATTGAGCTCGCCTGAAGTAGCTAAGGAGGTCCTCAAGGACCACGATGCCATCTTCGCCGACCGCGACAGCTCAGCAGCGGCCATAGCTTTGATGTACGGTGGGATAGACATCGCGTTTAGTCCCTACGGTCCGGATTGGCGGATGATGCGCAAGGTGTGCTCAAGAGAGATGATGAGCCCCAAGGTGCTGGACTCGTACTATTGCCTGCGTAGACGCGAGGTGCACGAGACGCTGCGCTACGTGCGCACCAAAGCGGGGACGCCGGTCAACATAAGCGACATGGCGTTTGGTGCATCGCTGAATGTAGTGACGAGCATGATATGGGGTGACACGCTCGATGCGGAGGACAGACGTAGTGTGGGCCACGAGTTTCGACGTGTGGCTGGTGAGGCCGTAGATTTATTGGGTAGCCCTAACGTCTCGGATCTTTTTCCTATCATATCAAGGTTTGATTTACAAGGCGTGGTGGGCCGCATGAAGAGGGTTTCATCGTGGTTGGACCGGATCTTTGATTCGGTCATAGATCAACGGCTGAAAATGGATAGAGGggaaggagaaggagagggaAAAAGCAAAGATTTTTTGCAGTTGGTTTTGCAGCTTCAGAAAGAAGGAGGCGCGAAAACGCCCATGACTCCCAACCACGTCAAGGCTATGTTTGTG GACTTGGTGGTAGGTGGCACGGACACGTCAGCAACAACAATAGAGTGGGCCATGGCTGAGATGATGCATAATCCAGAAATCATGAAAAAAGCCCAAGATGAATTAGAACAAGTTGTGGGAATGGATCACATGGTAGAAGAATCACATGTGCCCAAACTCCACTACTTAGACGCGATCCTCAAGGAAGCCCTACGTTTACACCCACCGGTCGTGTTCTTAGTTCCAAGGTCCCCAAGAAAACCATGCACCATAGGTGGTTATACCATCCCAATGGGTTCCCGGGTCTTTATTAACACATGGACCATACATAGAAACCCTGAGGGTTGGGATAACCCTTTGGAATTTTGTCCTGAGAGATTCTATAATTCTACAAGCAAATGGGATTACAATGGCAATGATGTTCGTTATATTCCGTTTGGGTCTGGAAGGAGGATGTGTGCTGGAGTCCCCCTGGCAGAGCGGATGCTAACTTACGTTTTGGCTTCGCTTTTGCACTCGTTCGATTGGCGATTGGCAGAGGGGATGAAGCTTGATCTTTCAGATAAGTTTGGAATTGTTCTGAAGAAAGCGACACCGCTCGTTGCTATCCCAACGCCGAGATTGTCAAATCCGGAGCTTTACTCTTGA
- the LOC131229658 gene encoding flavonoid 3'-monooxygenase CYP75B137-like, whose amino-acid sequence MVKRSRNGAPPLPPGPRGLPLIGSLPFVEPDLHRYFAKLAMIYGPVMKIQLGSKLCVVLSSPKVAKQVLKDHDAIFANRDVSAAAIALTYGGIDIGFSPYGSDWRMMRKVCSQEMMNSTVLDSYYALRRREVHQTVHYVRTQAGKPVNISDVAFGASLNVVTSMIWGDTLDAEDRRSVGHEFRRVACEAMDLLGKSNVSDLFPIISRFDVQGVVGHMKRVSSWLDRIFDSVIDQRMKMDREEGEGKSKDFLQLVLRLQKEGGTKTPMTMNHIKAMFVDLVVGGTDTTSTTIEWAMAEMMQNPEIMRKAQQELEQVVGMDDMVEESHVPKLRYLDAVIKETLRLHPPVVFLVPRSPSQQCTIGGYTVPKGARVFINTWAIHRNPEAWDNPLEFCPERFYKSTSKWDYNGNDVRFIPFGSGRRICAGIPMAERMLTHVLASLLHSFDWRLAEGTKLDLSDKFGLILKKEIPFVAIPTPRLSNLELYS is encoded by the exons ATGGTCAAGCGATCACGCAATGGTGCTCCTCCTTTGCCGCCGGGCCCACGAGGCCTGCCGTTGATCGGCAGCCTCCCATTCGTCGAACCCGATCTACACCGTTACTTCGCCAAATTAGCCATGATCTATGGCCCAGTCATGAAGATACAACTAGGTAGCAAGCTCTGTGTAGTATTAAGCTCGCCTAAAGTAGCTAAACAGGTCCTTAAGGACCACGACGCCATCTTCGCCAACCGCGACGTCTCTGCTGCAGCCATAGCCCTAACATACGGTGGGATTGACATAGGGTTCAGTCCCTACGGCTCAGATTGGCGGATGATGCGCAAGGTGTGCTCTCAAGAGATGATGAACTCCACGGTTCTGGACTCGTACTATGCCCTGCGTAGACGCGAGGTGCACCAGACGGTGCACTACGTGCGGACCCAAGCTGGCAAACCGGTGAATATAAGCGATGTAGCGTTTGGAGCATCGCTCAATGTGGTGACGAGCATGATATGGGGTGATACGCTCGATGCTGAGGATAGACGGAGTGTGGGCCATGAGTTTCGACGTGTGGCCTGTGAGGCCATGGATTTATTGGGTAAGTCTAACGTCTCGGATCTTTTTCCTATCATATCAAGGTTTGATGTACAAGgtgtggtgggccacatgaagaGGGTTTCATCGTGGTTGGATCGGATCTTTGATTCGGTCATAGATCAACGAATGAAAATGGAtcgagaggagggagaggggaAAAGCAAAGATTTTTTGCAGTTGGTTTTGCGGCTTCAGAAGGAAGGGGGCACGAAAACGCCTATGACTATGAACCACATCAAGGCTATGTTTGTG GACTTGGTGGTAGGTGGCACGGACACCACATCAACTACAATAGAGTGGGCCATGGCTGAGATGATGCAGAATCCAGAAATAATGAGAAAAGCCCAACAGGAATTAGAACAAGTGgtagggatggacgacatggtaGAAGAGTCACATGTGCCAAAGCTCCGCTATTTGGACGCAGTCATTAAGGAAACCCTACGTTTACACCCGCCGGTCGTGTTCTTGGTTCCAAGGTCCCCAAGCCAACAATGCACTATAGGAGGTTATACGGTCCCAAAGGGTGCCCGGGTCTTTATTAACACATGGGCCATACATAGGAACCCTGAGGCTTGGGATAACCCTTTGGAGTTTTGTCCTGAGAGATTCTATAAATCTACAAGCAAATGGGATTACAATGGCAATGATGTTCGTTTCATTCCGTTTGGGTCAGGAAGGAGAATATGTGCAGGAATTCCTATGGCAGAGCGAATGCTAACTCATGTTTTAGCTTCGCTCTTGCATTCGTTCGACTGGCGATTGGCAGAGGGGACGAAGCTCGATCTTTCAGACAAGTTTGGACTCATTTTGAAGAAAGAGATACCATTCGTCGCCATCCCAACGCCGAGATTGTCAAATCTTGAGCTTTACTCTTGA